The sequence below is a genomic window from Dyadobacter chenwenxiniae.
CGATCAGTTTTTGCATTGCGCAGGGCGGTTTTCGCGTCGTTCCGTTAGGTGTGAAAGGCGGAGGGGAGGATGGCAATTTGTCGGCCTATATGGTCGCACCTGTAAAATCAAATGCATTTGTTTGCCTGGATGCAGGAACAGTTACAAACGGGATCGCAAAAGCTGTGGCTAATAAGGTTTTTCCAGTTCCTGCTGATGTCGTTTTGCGACAATATATCAAAGCCTACCTGATCTCTCATCCGCATTTAGACCATCTTTCAGGCATGGTTATCAACTCTGTGGAAGACACTGCCAAGAATATTTACGGCACAGAATATTGCATTGAGACGCTCAAAAAGCATTATTTCAATTGGCAGAGCTGGCCTAACCTTGCCAATGAAGGGGCTAGTCCGGCGTTGAAAAAATACAGTTATAAAATGCTCGGCGAAGATCAGGAAGTGAATGTTGAGCAGACGGAAATGGTGGTTAAAATATTCAGGCTGAGCCATTCCAGCCCGTATGAAAGCACCGCCTTTCTGATCCGGAAAGGGGAAAGTTATGTGTTATATTTTGGCGATACCGGGCCCGATGAAGTGGAGAAGTCGGATAAGATGGCAACGGTTTGGAAAGCAATTGCACCGCTGGTTAAGGCGAAGCAGCTCGCTGGGATCTTTTTAGAAGTTTCTTATCCCAATAATCAGCAAGACAGACAGTTGTATGGCCATTTGACTCCGAAATGGTTTATGAAAGAGCTGAATGTGTTGGCAGAAAATGCCGGTGCAGAAAGTTTGAGAGGGTTAAATGTCGTTGTCACGCACATGAAGTCAGGTGGTGATAATGTCCAGAAAATCAAGGCCGAACTAGCCGCAGAAAATACTTTACGATTAAATCTGATCTTTCCCGAACAGGGCAAAGCATTTGAATTGAAATAACAGCTTCCAGGTCGAAAATTACATTCGCCCTGGAAGTTGGAAACATTATTTTTTAGCAGGAGCAGGTGTCGGTTGCGCGGGCACTTTGAGCTCTGTTCCCAGCTTTTCATTGAATTGCCCGATCAGGTAGGCAGATAGCAGCGGGGACGCTTCTTCGTGGTTTTGGTGAACGAAAAAGTAAATGTTTTCGATCCCTTCCTCCACCCACAATTTCAATCTTTCAAACCAATCGTCCAATCTGGTGTAGTCCGAATCAACATTTGCGCCATTGTAGCGGACAAATGCAGTCGGCGTTGTCAGCCGCATGTGCAGCAAGTCGCGGCGACCAGCTGAGTCGGTTACGATGTGGGTAATGTTATTTTTTTCTAAAACCGCATAAAGTTCTTCGCTGTCAAACGAGCCGTCGTACCAGCCTGTGTGACGCAGCTCCAAGGCTAATGGAAAGCCTGACGGCCATTCTTCCAGATATGCTTTTAATACATCCCAATTTTTAGGCCCGAAATTATCAGGCATTTGCAGAAAGAGCATTCCGAGCTTTTCCTGCAAATGTGAAATGCCATCCAGAAACACTTCTGTCGGCTCTTTTGCGTCTTTTAAGCGTTTCCAGTGACTTATTCCCTGATGTAACTTTGGAAAAAACCGGAATTCAGCCGGCGTTTTGTTGTACCAGCTTTCGATCGTTTCAACGGGGAAGTTGTTGTAAAAAGTGGCATTCAGCTCAATGCTGTTGAACTGGGTTGCATAGTAACCCAGCTCATCTTTTGTTCCTTTCGGATAAAAGCTCTTGAGATCCGCCTTATTCCATTTAGCACAACCAATGTAAATATTCGGCTTGCCCTTTTTTGCGTCCTTCAATAATTTCTTATTAGCTGTCGCATCGTTTGGCAATTTAAAATCAATGTCTTCTGGATTATCAACTTTCCCGAATTTCATGGTCGAACGTCTAAAATGAATTAATATGTATTATTATTTGAAATTTCCGTCTGTTTAAACAGACGGGAAAATTTCAAATGATTTATCTTCCGAAATCGTCTTGAACGCGGACGATGTCATCTTCGTCGGATGGATTTGACGGATCGGTATGTTGCCAGATTTCGGCGACGAAACCCCATTCATCAACGCCCACCAAACGGTGACGCTCACCTTTTTTCAAATCCACAACTGTTCCGATCGGCAACTGGCGGAGCTCAGTCTCTTCATCCGTATCGCTGATCACAATACCGGCTCTGCCGCCAATCACTTTCCAGATTTCAGCACGGCGGTGGTGATATTGCCACGAAAGACGCTTGTTAGGCGCTACAACCAATATTTTAGGGCTTAATTTCTCATAACCTGCGAAGTCTTCCAGGGAGAGATGCGGGAAAAATGTAGATATGAATTTAGGTGCTTCGGATTCTTCCAATACAAAAAAGCCGCCCCAAGGTCTGGAATGATCTTTACTGACAACTGTGAATCCCTGTTCGTCAATAAACTGCTGGACTTTTTCAAAAACAACATCCTTTTCGGCTGCTGCTGTAAATGATTGTATCATAAAGTTGGCTGTTGGTAAAATCAGATGATGGTTTCAAAATTAGGATAAAAAACAAAAAGATGCCCCAAAATATTCAGGGCACCTTTTGAATTATATCTACTAATTTATACTATTTGTCCCACCACACTTTGGTAGTGAAGTCGTCAGGCAAAGTTGCGCCTGTCTGATAATTAGGGTTTCCAGCCACTTCGTTAGTCGGGTAACGAAGTCTCACAGGAATGGTGCCGCCGGTAACATTGCCGGGATAATTGGTTGGCGTTAGTTTAGGATATCCGGTTCTTCTCCAGTCCGACCATGCTTCCCACCAGTTAAAGAATTTGTTCACCCACATTTGTTCGCCTATCATTTCCAATGCAGGTTTCGTTACGCCGTATGGATAAGTGGTCAGATATTTCGTAACAGCCGCATCCGCCACAGTCAATGTTGCATCGAATGGCGTATACATTTGCATGGAAGCTTTCACACCAGCCTCGTAATGTGATTTTGCCGTGCCTGCAATTCCGGAGCCTATCTTTCTTTCGATCGCTTCTGCAAGCAGGAGTTCCACTTCGCCATAATTCATAATCATGTAAGGATCAGAATCCTGCAGCATTTTTGAGTTGATTCTGGAATACGTTTTCGCAACATCGACCTGCTTGCCTTCCAGCTTATCCAGCATGGCCTGATCGTAGCCATTTGGCATTCCTTTTTGTTTTACTGGATCAACAATTGTTCCGTTGATACCGCCGCTGATGATCATCAAGCGCGGATCGTCGTCCGTTGCCACTCCTTGATTTGTCCCTTTCAGG
It includes:
- a CDS encoding MBL fold metallo-hydrolase gives rise to the protein MRILISSLPAFILSISFCIAQGGFRVVPLGVKGGGEDGNLSAYMVAPVKSNAFVCLDAGTVTNGIAKAVANKVFPVPADVVLRQYIKAYLISHPHLDHLSGMVINSVEDTAKNIYGTEYCIETLKKHYFNWQSWPNLANEGASPALKKYSYKMLGEDQEVNVEQTEMVVKIFRLSHSSPYESTAFLIRKGESYVLYFGDTGPDEVEKSDKMATVWKAIAPLVKAKQLAGIFLEVSYPNNQQDRQLYGHLTPKWFMKELNVLAENAGAESLRGLNVVVTHMKSGGDNVQKIKAELAAENTLRLNLIFPEQGKAFELK
- a CDS encoding DUF72 domain-containing protein, encoding MKFGKVDNPEDIDFKLPNDATANKKLLKDAKKGKPNIYIGCAKWNKADLKSFYPKGTKDELGYYATQFNSIELNATFYNNFPVETIESWYNKTPAEFRFFPKLHQGISHWKRLKDAKEPTEVFLDGISHLQEKLGMLFLQMPDNFGPKNWDVLKAYLEEWPSGFPLALELRHTGWYDGSFDSEELYAVLEKNNITHIVTDSAGRRDLLHMRLTTPTAFVRYNGANVDSDYTRLDDWFERLKLWVEEGIENIYFFVHQNHEEASPLLSAYLIGQFNEKLGTELKVPAQPTPAPAKK
- a CDS encoding phosphoheptose isomerase, whose amino-acid sequence is MIQSFTAAAEKDVVFEKVQQFIDEQGFTVVSKDHSRPWGGFFVLEESEAPKFISTFFPHLSLEDFAGYEKLSPKILVVAPNKRLSWQYHHRRAEIWKVIGGRAGIVISDTDEETELRQLPIGTVVDLKKGERHRLVGVDEWGFVAEIWQHTDPSNPSDEDDIVRVQDDFGR